Genomic DNA from Corylus avellana chromosome ca4, CavTom2PMs-1.0:
ATCAAAGAAACAGCAATCCTACATTCAAACGGAAAACTATACTTATATGCCGATTGGCTGTGAAACCCAACTTTCAAGCAAACTTGGTCATCTACAAATATCTTCAAAaatcatcaaaagaaaaatggaacCTTTTCATATGAAGATAGTTTAGTCTGTACGAGGCAAACGCCTGGGTGGGGAGTTGTGCATTCTGCACCAGACGTCATATGCAAAGCCATATTCAACTACAGTGTCATATTACCACCCATTTCGCTGATAACTTTCTCCACTCTCATCAGCATATCTGGTCATTCCAGAAACATGCCTTACCGAATgtatatgaataaataaatctttgcCATACCTGGCCtaaaaagttcaaaacaaaCTCACCTTGGAAGGAAGAATCTTCCATGTATCTctgcaacaaaacaaataacgTGTATGAAAAAAGCAGTTCTGTAGAGCATCAATTTCACATAGTAGGAGTGAAAAAAAGTGTTTCCAATTTCTAAACCAATCTATATAAAATTTGGCACCACAGCTTATTCTTCGGGTTTATCAAACACATGTATTAACAATATCAAACCAAAATTCTGAAAGGATACCATGATTTGGGATTTGAGATCAACTTCCTTGCAAACAGATGATTTGGTTGCACCTAAATATTTCAATCAAGGAAATCGGGTCATCAATGGAAACATAAGAGTTTCTCCTGTTTATAAGTGGACCAATCTATTATACCTTGGGTGACCTCAGAGTAACAGTTGGTAAGTAACGATGTGAAGCTGGGGGGTAATGCTGCAACCATTTCTACAATTTCATGACAAACTGCAGTTTGCTTTTCCTGGTCAGTTTTCTTTTCCTGCTCTGACGAGTGTTGCTCAACTTCAGTGTTGAAACTTGGTGACATTTGAGGCGTATAAGCTTGGACAGTATCCATAAAACTCAAGTCCTCCTCACAAGCTCTGCATACAAAGCAAAGCTTGGTCAGTATTCCCTTTCACATTTATATCTGCTTACTCATATATATCCTGCAATGGGAAGAATGAACTAATTAATCAACAACAGATCATTTTACCTATCGGGGTGTCCATTAGAAGACATGAACTCAGATTGTGATAAAATTTCAGATCCTAAGTTGCTAGTTAGAGGTGCAAAATCCCTTGCATCCTTCAAGATATCCtgaaaaaggaataaaacatgACCATCAGTGAATGAGAAGAGGAGAAAGTATTGAAAAACTGAAGTGTGGCCTTTGGGTTCAGGACGTTTTGATGATATCTGTATTTCAAAGACCCATTCTAAACAATTCAAGCAGCAATGATTTCACCTTCAAAGCATTTATGAATATCTGTGTCTCACAATTTGTAGAAAATCGCAAAGCAAACTTCTGGATCTGCAAAGATATGAAATAATTCAATGGGATTGAAGAAAAATTCTAAACGTAAATATCCTAAAGACCTACTCAAATGTATTAATGCCAGAGAAAAGAGAAGTAGACATATTAACAGTAACATGCCAGTTGATTTCTTAGTGAAATGTAGTCTTCATAAGGAAACCCTTCTACAGTCACACCCTTGCAATTTAACACCCGCAAAAACATATTGAAATACAGGCAGCTCCAATGAAGAAGGGAAGGAATATTGCAATCTTTCATGTTTAGTTCTAAAATTAGAAGATAGCGGCACTGAAGGGAAATCATAACACAGAGCACACAGTTTACCGCTTATATCTGTCCATGCAATTGTTAAAAAGCAATATTTTACTgtgtcaatttaaaattttgaattcctATGGCACACGAAGCTGAAATATAGAGACTAGTAAGCAAATTAAGCAACTTGCCTCGCCTACATGATCTTTGTAGCTCACAAAGACTACTCTGATGCCCCTGGCAGGATATCCGGATAAGCATGACACCTGAGGCCAGGAGAAGTGCAGCTTGGACACGTAGTGTTGTTCCTGCAACATGTTTAATTGTGCAAGTCAGAGTTCTGTCCAGATGTATCCCTCT
This window encodes:
- the LOC132179692 gene encoding protein POOR HOMOLOGOUS SYNAPSIS 1 isoform X1; this encodes MAGTLAIVPSERVNEAAASIREQWEIQFARFFSYPTLSSTCPDLVPLTIKVRKQRRQGTWVSSSSSAVLELAHDLSGSETILTVCFRGRNLEQHYVSKLHFSWPQVSCLSGYPARGIRVVFVSYKDHVGEIQKFALRFSTNCETQIFINALKDILKDARDFAPLTSNLGSEILSQSEFMSSNGHPDRACEEDLSFMDTVQAYTPQMSPSFNTEVEQHSSEQEKKTDQEKQTAVCHEIVEMVAALPPSFTSLLTNCYSEVTQGATKSSVCKEVDLKSQIMRYMEDSSFQGEFVLNFLGQVWQRFIYSYTFGKACFWNDQIC
- the LOC132179692 gene encoding protein POOR HOMOLOGOUS SYNAPSIS 1 isoform X2, which codes for MAGTLAIVPSERVNEAAASIREQWEIQFARFFSYPTLSSTCPDLVPLTIKVRKQRRQGTWVSSSSSAVLELAHDLSGSETILTVCFRGRNLEQHYVSKLHFSWPQVSCLSGYPARGIRVVFVSYKDHVGEIQKFALRFSTNCETQIFINALKDILKDARDFAPLTSNLGSEILSQSEFMSSNGHPDRACEEDLSFMDTVQAYTPQMSPSFNTEVEQHSSEQEKKTDQEKQTAVCHEIVEMVAALPPSFTSLLTNCYSEVTQGATKSSVCKEVDLKSQIMRYMEDSSFQDMLMRVEKVISEMGGNMTL
- the LOC132179692 gene encoding protein POOR HOMOLOGOUS SYNAPSIS 1 isoform X3, coding for MAGTLAIVPSERVNEAAASIREQWEIQFARFFSYPTLSSTCPDLVPLTIKVRKQRRQGTWVSSSSSAVLELAHDLSGSETILTVCFRGRNLEQHYVSKLHFSWPQVSCLSGYPARGIRVVFVSYKDHVGEIQKFALRFSTNCETQIFINALKDILKDARDFAPLTSNLGSEILSQSEFMSSNGHPDRACEEDLSFMDTVQAYTPQMSPSFNTEVEQHSSEQEKKTDQEKQTAVCHEIVEMVAALPPSFTSLLTNCYSEVTQGATKSSVCKEVDLKSQIMNCFFHTRYLFCCRDTWKILPSKVSLF
- the LOC132179692 gene encoding protein POOR HOMOLOGOUS SYNAPSIS 1 isoform X4; the encoded protein is MAGTLAIVPSERVNEAAASIREQWEIQFARFFSYPTLSSTCPDLVPLTIKVRKQRRQGTWVSSSSSAVLELAHDLSGSETILTVCFRGRNLEQHYVSKLHFSWPQVSCLSGYPARGIRVVFVSYKDHVGEIQKFALRFSTNCETQIFINALKDILKDARDFAPLTSNLGSEILSQSEFMSSNGHPDRACEEDLSFMDTVQAYTPQMSPSFNTEVEQHSSEQEKKTDQEKQTAVCHEIVEMVAALPPSFTSLLTNCYSEVTQGATKSSVCKEVDLKSQIMNCFFHTRYLFCCRDTWKILPSKIC